Below is a window of Pseudodesulfovibrio sp. 5S69 DNA.
GCTTGTTTATATATGGAGAGAGTCTACCATACATATCCTGTATGGCCGCTGAACTATAGTTTGTACCTTTCCACGCCTTAAATTCACGCTCTATATTTTCAGCTGTAACTTTTTCCCCCTGTGACCTGAGGGATTCAGCACAATATAAAACAGTCCCTGCACATTCAAGGTTGTTGAAATCAAAGTCTTCGACAACCGTTTTGAACTCATTCAAATGGTTTTCGATCAGGGCAACCGCGTCTTGGGGTGGTTTCGAATATCCACTTAAATCGTTGACTTCAATTGTGTAGCTATTCTGTCTGATTTCATCCCAAAATGCCATACTTCCAAGTGTGCTAGCAAGATCAAATGAGAATGGCCCATATGTATAAGGCTCAAATTTAAATCCTGTAACAAACCCTTGTGTATTGAGAAAGTATAGAAATTTGTGCAAAACAACTTTTTGCAGAGGAACTTCATTTGACTGAAGGATCCTGAGCACATTTGCAACCATCTGCTTGTTCATATCCCTCATTTAGCACCCCTCTCTTCCGCTTCCAGTCCCATTAGCAATTTATTTGCATCAGAGTGTCTTGCCGGTTTGACGTACACTCGGAAAATGTGAACTGGTTCATCTGCTAGCTGTCTGAATATCCAAGATCGATCGGTTATGTCAACATACCGTTCTGGCCTTCCTTTACCTTCACGAGTTGACAGAGTTATTTTGCCGTACTGCTCTGCTGGAGAATTTTGAGCTTTCGCTTCCGAGCCGTCCGGTTCAGTTCCCCTTTTCAAAATTTCGACTGGCTGCTCTTGAGTGAAATAATCTTCCCCTTCAGCAAAGTCAGGAGCATCACGCAATTTGCGAACAAGTGCCTTGAAAAAAAATTTCCCCTCAGATGAAGAACTGGTTGTATCGATTACAGGGACAAGGTGTTCATTTCTGAAGATGTAATCTGACCATTCACTTTGTGACTCTTTTGCAGCTGTAATAATAGTATAATCATCAACAGTGGCAAGTCTCTCAAAGTCGGCAAAGACTATAGCTCCATTTTCAATTGTTAGAGGCAGGACGTTGGGCATCTCTTGTACGAATCGTCTTAAAACCCAATCATACCCACTACGTGTCCTGTGATAGGGTATTTGTAAGTTGTAGTGGTATCTAGAGACTAGAAAAGATTCTGCAACGTGTAAATCTGCCTCGTCGACGACAAGAGAAAAATGCCCGGTAGCGTCCTCTTCACGAGCAGCAAATATTTGTAAATACCGTGCGAAATCATACTCTCCGTATTTAACTCCACAGGAATGAGAATCTCGCAGGAGATAATCAGCCCTATCGGCATCAAGCTGTCCTGAAATAATTTCGTGAAAAAGTTTGTAATGTGCTGGTGGTTTTTTTGCGAGAAGGGCAGCGACAACAGAGGGGTTAATATTTTCTGATGTTATGACATCAGAAATGCCTGCATAGTTATTAATGATATATTGGCTAAGGTCTTCGTGACTTAACCCTTGTAACCATTCTTTTTCTACAGCATGAGAAAAAGGAAGGTGTCCAATGTCATGTAATAATGCAGCAAAACGTAAAGTTTTTATAATCTTAGCGCTAGGTTCTAAATTCAGTTGGGTGTGCTTATGATCCATTACCCCAGCGAGCATTAAAGTAGCACAGTGCATAACTCCAATTGAGTGCACAAAACGTGAGTGTTCCGCCGACGGATACA
It encodes the following:
- a CDS encoding HD domain-containing protein gives rise to the protein MEEYFKKIDAKHRIRDPLYGFILLTDAELKIIDSPIFQRLRRIHQLALTKYVYPSAEHSRFVHSIGVMHCATLMLAGVMDHKHTQLNLEPSAKIIKTLRFAALLHDIGHLPFSHAVEKEWLQGLSHEDLSQYIINNYAGISDVITSENINPSVVAALLAKKPPAHYKLFHEIISGQLDADRADYLLRDSHSCGVKYGEYDFARYLQIFAAREEDATGHFSLVVDEADLHVAESFLVSRYHYNLQIPYHRTRSGYDWVLRRFVQEMPNVLPLTIENGAIVFADFERLATVDDYTIITAAKESQSEWSDYIFRNEHLVPVIDTTSSSSEGKFFFKALVRKLRDAPDFAEGEDYFTQEQPVEILKRGTEPDGSEAKAQNSPAEQYGKITLSTREGKGRPERYVDITDRSWIFRQLADEPVHIFRVYVKPARHSDANKLLMGLEAEERGAK